The Paenibacillus sp. FSL H7-0357 nucleotide sequence TATGGGCTTCAGTCCGTATTATTTTACTAAGCTGTTCAAGAAGAATACGGGCATGACCTTTGTTGCCTTTCTCAATGAATACCGGCTGAATAAAGCCAAGTGGATTCTGCTCAATGAGAACCTGCCCATGTCTGCCGTGGCGGAAGCGGCGGGGTTTGGCAGCGTGAAGACTTTCCATCATTTTTTCAAGGAAGCGACGGGAATATCGCCCCTGAAATACCATAAGACAATATTCAGGAATAACAGGGCAAGATTGCAGGAAGAAAGCCCTTCCGCGGATTTGTAAGATAGAGATATTACATCAACAAGTGGAGGTTAAGAGAGAATGACTTTAAAAGTTGGAATTATCGGCTGCGGCGGCATCGCGAACGGCAAACATATGCCTGCGCTTAAAAAAGTGGAAGGTGCGGTGATGGTAGCTTTCTGCGATATCGTTCCTGAACGTGCCGAGCAGGCCAAAGCGGATTACGGAGATGCCAACGCTGCGGTATACAGCGATTATAGAGAGCTGCTTAAGGATGCAAACATAGATGTGATTCACGTGTGTACGCCGAACATTTCCCATGCGGAGATTTCGATTGCGTCCATGGAGGCCGGCAAGCATGTAATGTGCGAGAAGCCAATGGCCAAGACGACTGCGGAAGCACAGGCGATGATTGATGCTGCGAAGCGCACCGGCAAGAAGCTGACGATCGGATATCAGAACCGGTTCAGAGCCGATTCAGCTTATCTGCATGCCGTATGCGAGAACAACGAGCTTGGAGAAATTTATTATGCCAAAGCGAAGGCCATCCGCCGCCGTGCGGTTCCGACCTGGGGCGTGTTTCTCGATGAAGAAGCGCAAGGCGGCGGTCCGCTGATCGATATCGGCACCCATGCTCTTGATTTGACCCTCTGGATGATGGACAACTACAAGCCGAAGTATGCCGTGGGCAATGCCTACCACAAGCTGTCCGGCCGCAAAAATGCCGCAAACGCCTGGGGGCCGTGGGACCCGGAGAAATTCACCGTTGAAGACTCCGCCATCGGCTTCATTACGATGGAGAATGGCGCAACGATCGTGCTTGAAGCCAGCTGGGCGCTGAACACGCTGGATGTCGGCGAAGCCAAGACTGCGCTCTGCGGCACGGAAGGCGGAGCGGATATGGAGAAGGGGCTGCGCATTAACGGAGAGGCTTATGGCAAGACGTTTGAGAAGTATATCGGACTTGATGCGGCTGGCGTTGACTTCTACGACGGTGCCGGAGATGACCCCGCAGTGGTTGAAGCCGAGCAGTGGATCCGCAGCATTGTGAACGACACCGAGCCAGTGGTGAAACCGGAGCAGGCGCTGGTGGTTACACGCATTCTGGAGGCGATCTACAAATCGTCAGAGACCGGAATGCCGGTGTTTTTTGACTAAAGAATTTTGAGTAATAATGAGAGATACCCTGTCTCATGCCTCATACATTAACAGGAAAACGGCCCGCTAATTGAGAGTCTGGCAGATCCAGATGACAAGTAAGGGGAATTGAGCACGCTAATTTTCAAGGATCTTTCAAATTCACCGAACCCGGCAGAATTAAAGGGCCAATTTCCCTTTAAGTGTCGAGAAATGAACATAGCCATGTATTTAGCGGGTGATTTTCCCGCTTTAAGAAACTTAGGACATTAAAGTCCCACATGTATTTTATGCTTATCGATTTTGCATTAACGGAAAACTCAGCATATCCCTGAATTTATCTCAAATTAGGAGTGTGTCCAAAGTGACCAGAGTAACCATATGGAATGAATACCGTCATGAATTGCAGGAGGAACGAATCCGCCGGGTGTATCCGCAGGGAATTCACGGACAACTGGCCGGATTCCTGCAGGAAGCAGGCTTTGATACAGCAACAGCAACCCTGGACGAGCCGGAGCATGGCTTGACGGAAGAGGTGCTGGAGAATACGGATGTGCTGGTCTGGTGGGGGCATGTTGCCCATCAGGAGGTCAGCGACGAGATTGTAAGCCGCGTGTACAACCGGGTTCTGAAGGGAATGGGGCTGATTGTGCTTCACTCCGGCCACATGTCCAAAATCTTCATGAAGCTGATGGGCACCAGCTGCGACCTGAAATGGCGCGAAGCAGAAGAGAAGGAACGTCTCTGGGTAATGGACCCGAGCCACCCGATTGCCGAAGGCATCGGCGAATACATCGACCTGGAGCAGGAAGAGATGTACGGGGCGCATTTTGATGTACCGGCACCGGAGAGCCTCATCTTTGTAGGCTGGTTCGAGGGGGGCAATGTGTTCCCGAGCGGTTCGACTTATCGGCGTGGAAGCGGGAAGATTTTTTATTTCCAACCGGGCCATGAATCATATCCAACCTATTACAACAAGGAAATTCAAAAAGTGATTATCAATGGCGTCAATTGGTGTGCACCAACCAAACGTGATTATCCGGTGTACGGCCATTCCGAAGCTTTGGAGCCAATCAGAGAAAAGGTGGGAATATAAATGAAGTTAGGTGTATTTGATCCGGTATTCGGAAGCTTAACACTCGAAGAGATGCTCGATAAAATTGCTGCCGCTGGCCTGAACGCCGTGGAAATCGGCTCGGGAGGCAATCCGGGCAATGCCCACTGTCCGACCGACGAGCTGCTGGCCAGCGAATCGGCCCGCGAGGTTTATCTCGAACAATTCACCAAACGCGGGATTATCATCAGCGCTTTCAGCTGCCACAATAACCCGATTTCACCGGATAAGGAAGAAGCCCGTCAAGGTGACGAAATTCTGCGCAAGTCGATCAAGCTGGCTTCGCTCATGGGCGTACCGGTTGTCAATACGTTCTCAGGTACTGCCGGGGACAGTGACGACGCCAAAGCACCTAACTGGCCGGTAACTCCTTGGCCTACCGTATACAGCGATATTTTGACCTGGCAGTGGGAACAGAAGCTGATTCCGTACTGGAAGGAAATCGGCAAGCTGGCCGAAGAGCATGGAGTCAAGATCGGTATCGAGCTGCACGGCGGCTTCCTGTGCCATACGCCATATACGATCCTCAAGCTGAGAGAAGCTACCTGCGATGCCATTGGTGCGAATCTCGATCCGAGCCATCTGTGGTGGCAGGGTATTGATCCGGTAGGCGCGATCAAGATTCTCGGCAAGGCAGGCGCGATCCATCATTTTCACGCCAAGGATACCTATCTTGACCAGGACAACATCAACATGTACGGCTTGACCGATATGCAGCCTTATGGGGATGTACAGACCCGGGCCTGGACCTTCCGCTCCGTAGGCTGCGGGCACAGCATCTCCGAATGGTCGGATATTATGAGCGCGCTGCGCACTTACGGCTACGACTATGTAGTAAGCATTGAGCATGAAGATCCGCTGATGTCGGTGGATGAAGGATTCTACCGGGCTGTCACCAATCTGCAGTCCATTCTCATCCGCGACCAGCCACTGGATATGTGGTGGGCGTAAAGGGATTTTAGTTCTGTCTATAGCAAAAGCCGGTGTTTCTGCGAATCGCAGAAACACCGGCTTTTATTTTAACCGCACGCGAGCTGCAAGGCGGAATGAAGGGTAAAAGTGCACTTGATTCCGTCGTACGCGCGCAACATGTTGGAAGTTGTCCGATCGCTTCAGGCTAGTGAAAATACTGCACGTTATACAATAATGCAGGTTCTTTTTTATCCAGCCTTAAGTGAGCAAGCTTATTTACTATATAGAGTGAACTTAATAATCTAACTTACTGTATTGGTGAAACCATTGACCCGCATTTCATCAGTAAGCATGCCATCATTCTTTAGTTCAGCTTATATAGCTTCTATTTCGACTTGTGCCCTGGCAAAGATGAGTGTGCCTTTTTTTGTTCAAATTAACTTATAATATAATACCGTAGCATCCAGTTGCCCGTTGGCTGACCGGCAATAATTCGGGATTCGGCCTGCCTCGATGTATCCCCGTGATTGATAGAGCAGGTTGGAGGGATCGCCTTCCCGCGTATCCAGTACAAGCAGTGTTCTGTCTGCTGCTGCTGCGGCTTGTTCGGCGGTATCGAGCAGCAGTCCGGCGATGCCCTTGCGGCGGTGCTCTGGGTGAACCATCAGTTTGGCAATTTCCGCGCGGTGCCGGGCATTGGCTTTGGCGGCTAAATGGAGCTGCACTGTACCCGCAATTTTGTCGCCCTCCATTGCTGTCCAGAGCAGCACATGCGGATCAGGGACGCTTTTCCAATAGGCTGAAGCTTCCTCAGCTGTGACCGGAGGGAGAAATCCGATCGAGGCGCCATCTTCCACTACTTCTGTCAACAGCCCGCTCAATTCAAGCTCTGTCTCCGGCAGTAATGTTTCCAATAGTACAACATTGATTTTAGAGTTCATCGGATTTAGTTCCTTTCACCAATAAAATGTAACAGCTAAATACAATAGAATGAATTCTGTATTATTCTCATTATACTTATGGGAGGTAAATTAACAAAAGATAAAAGGCATGGATGAATATAATCAAGGAGAGGAAGTGGAGCAATGCTGTTAGAGGTCATTGCAACGACCGTAAATGATGCCGTCCTTGCCGAACGGCATGGAGCAGACCGGATTGAGCTGATTTCAGGCATCCTGGAGGGGGGACTGACTCCCAGCCTGGGGCTGATGGAAGGCGTGCGCGAAGCCGTGGGCATCCCGGTCAGAGTCATGGTGCGGCCGCATGCCCGGTCATTCCGTTATGATAAGGCGGATGCGGAGACGATGCTGCGAGACATCCGCCATATTGCCGCCATAGGAGGGCTGTCGGTGGTCATGGGAATGCTCCGCCGCGACCGGACGGTGGATGAAGAGCTGCTCAAGCAGCTGCTTCAGGCTGCAGACGGCATGGAGGTGACCTTCCACCGGGCCTTTGATGAGGCTGCAGATCAGCTCGAAGCCCTGGAGGTTCTGTCACGCTACCCTCAGGTGACGGATATTCTGACCTCCGGAGGGCAGCGGACTGCGCCCGAAGGCGCGGAAAGGATTGCGGTGCTTGAGCGTTTATCCTCCGCGAAATCCGTCTCCATTCTGGCCGGAAGCGGCCTCAAAGCTTCTGGCCTGAGGGAGTTTCTGGGTGAAACAGCTGTGGAACGGGTGCATTTCGGGTCCGCGGTAAGAGAAGACGGCGATCCGCTGCGGCCGATTGATCCCGGGCGGCTGCAGGAAGTCCGTTCGATTCTGGATCTATGGGGAAAGTGAACTGAATGTAGGCAGCTCCTTCGTTCATACCGGCTGACCGCCTAGCAGCTTGGGCAGCAGATTGAGCAGCTTCTCCCGGGTTAACGCGTCTGCAGAGTTCCATTTCGCGTTCTCTAGCAGATAGACTTGGCCTTTCTGCACGGCGGGAAGGCTGTTCCAGAGCGGGCTCCGCATCAGCTGCTCCATGGCCTCCCGCGAGTCCTTGCGCTCCGGAATGAGCATGAAGATCCGGTCTCCCGCATAGGTATGCAGCTGCGCCGGATCGACCTCGGCGAATCCGAGCTCTTGATCCAGAATGCCCCGGATCACCTCAGGCGGCTGCAGGCCGCCAGGGGCATATAGGGCACTGGAAAGCCCGGTCCTTCCCATGGCGAACAGATGGTTTCCGTGGTCGTATATCAGCGCGGAGGCCGTCTCTCCGGGCTGGAGTGTTTCCTCGTAAAGACGCTGCCACATGGCGGCGTTTTTGGCATGGAAGGATGCCAGCCAAGCCTCGGCTTCACGCTGCTTGCCCAGCCAGCTTCCCAGTATCCGCATCCGCTGTTCGAGAGGTGCGAAAGAATCGAAGGTCAGTGCCGGAGCTATGCTTGAGACGACCCGGTAAGCCCGCTCATCCGCGTTGGCGAAAATAATCAGATCGGGATTTAATGAGGCAGTCAGCTGCGGGTCCAGCGGAAAACCGACATTGGCCAGCTTCTTGAGCCGGTGCTTATAAACGCTGTTCCGCGCAAAAGCCTCATCTCCGCCGACAGGCTTCACGCCCAGCGCGAGCAGATCGCCCAGCGTTTCTCCGTGATAGACAATACGTCGTGGCCGTTCAGGGATCTCCACCTGATGGCCGGTCCAATCCTTGACCGTCGGCTTCCGGCGCTGCGTATAGGCGTATTGTCCAGGGGTGACCCCGGTCTTCTGGCGGAAGCGGCGGCTGAAATAATATTCATCAGAGAAGCCAACCTGCCGGGCGATTTCCCGCAGGGGTTCAGCGGAGTCCAGTAAAAATTGCTTCGAATGGTGAATGCGCAGCTCGGTCAGATAATCGAGCGGTTTTGAGCCGGTAAGCTTTTGGAAGAGCGGAGTATACTGCCAGAGCGAGATGCCTGCAAGTTCTGCCAGCTGCTTCACCGTGATGCTCTCCATATAGTGCTTCTGCATATAATCCACAGTTCTTTCCACGGATTCCGCAGGACTTGGCAGCTGTCCGGAAGGATAATTGTGCTCGAAGAGCAGC carries:
- a CDS encoding ThuA domain-containing protein, which encodes MTRVTIWNEYRHELQEERIRRVYPQGIHGQLAGFLQEAGFDTATATLDEPEHGLTEEVLENTDVLVWWGHVAHQEVSDEIVSRVYNRVLKGMGLIVLHSGHMSKIFMKLMGTSCDLKWREAEEKERLWVMDPSHPIAEGIGEYIDLEQEEMYGAHFDVPAPESLIFVGWFEGGNVFPSGSTYRRGSGKIFYFQPGHESYPTYYNKEIQKVIINGVNWCAPTKRDYPVYGHSEALEPIREKVGI
- a CDS encoding GNAT family N-acetyltransferase, which codes for MNSKINVVLLETLLPETELELSGLLTEVVEDGASIGFLPPVTAEEASAYWKSVPDPHVLLWTAMEGDKIAGTVQLHLAAKANARHRAEIAKLMVHPEHRRKGIAGLLLDTAEQAAAAADRTLLVLDTREGDPSNLLYQSRGYIEAGRIPNYCRSANGQLDATVLYYKLI
- a CDS encoding copper homeostasis protein CutC, coding for MLLEVIATTVNDAVLAERHGADRIELISGILEGGLTPSLGLMEGVREAVGIPVRVMVRPHARSFRYDKADAETMLRDIRHIAAIGGLSVVMGMLRRDRTVDEELLKQLLQAADGMEVTFHRAFDEAADQLEALEVLSRYPQVTDILTSGGQRTAPEGAERIAVLERLSSAKSVSILAGSGLKASGLREFLGETAVERVHFGSAVREDGDPLRPIDPGRLQEVRSILDLWGK
- a CDS encoding Gfo/Idh/MocA family protein, with product MTLKVGIIGCGGIANGKHMPALKKVEGAVMVAFCDIVPERAEQAKADYGDANAAVYSDYRELLKDANIDVIHVCTPNISHAEISIASMEAGKHVMCEKPMAKTTAEAQAMIDAAKRTGKKLTIGYQNRFRADSAYLHAVCENNELGEIYYAKAKAIRRRAVPTWGVFLDEEAQGGGPLIDIGTHALDLTLWMMDNYKPKYAVGNAYHKLSGRKNAANAWGPWDPEKFTVEDSAIGFITMENGATIVLEASWALNTLDVGEAKTALCGTEGGADMEKGLRINGEAYGKTFEKYIGLDAAGVDFYDGAGDDPAVVEAEQWIRSIVNDTEPVVKPEQALVVTRILEAIYKSSETGMPVFFD
- a CDS encoding AraC family transcriptional regulator gives rise to the protein MQHPSLPPLPLRSLLFQLSNAELIIQPADSCPVQQTPLCHTLLVFTGGSGVLHIDGQIAPLSADKCYLLSPGTSYSADNPEMTLYYYLISFTAIHAAERPERYAGKLLPGRRELIVHPFTRVIRLAEELVMKENSGDDVQHYKQQLKFQELLLLLFEHNYPSGQLPSPAESVERTVDYMQKHYMESITVKQLAELAGISLWQYTPLFQKLTGSKPLDYLTELRIHHSKQFLLDSAEPLREIARQVGFSDEYYFSRRFRQKTGVTPGQYAYTQRRKPTVKDWTGHQVEIPERPRRIVYHGETLGDLLALGVKPVGGDEAFARNSVYKHRLKKLANVGFPLDPQLTASLNPDLIIFANADERAYRVVSSIAPALTFDSFAPLEQRMRILGSWLGKQREAEAWLASFHAKNAAMWQRLYEETLQPGETASALIYDHGNHLFAMGRTGLSSALYAPGGLQPPEVIRGILDQELGFAEVDPAQLHTYAGDRIFMLIPERKDSREAMEQLMRSPLWNSLPAVQKGQVYLLENAKWNSADALTREKLLNLLPKLLGGQPV
- a CDS encoding sugar phosphate isomerase/epimerase family protein, producing the protein MKLGVFDPVFGSLTLEEMLDKIAAAGLNAVEIGSGGNPGNAHCPTDELLASESAREVYLEQFTKRGIIISAFSCHNNPISPDKEEARQGDEILRKSIKLASLMGVPVVNTFSGTAGDSDDAKAPNWPVTPWPTVYSDILTWQWEQKLIPYWKEIGKLAEEHGVKIGIELHGGFLCHTPYTILKLREATCDAIGANLDPSHLWWQGIDPVGAIKILGKAGAIHHFHAKDTYLDQDNINMYGLTDMQPYGDVQTRAWTFRSVGCGHSISEWSDIMSALRTYGYDYVVSIEHEDPLMSVDEGFYRAVTNLQSILIRDQPLDMWWA